One Actinosynnema pretiosum DNA segment encodes these proteins:
- a CDS encoding GNAT family N-acetyltransferase: MAPLAWEGGRHPGWPVRLGPLRVAAGVVELRPPRLLDASAWGRTRLRDRDHLEAWEPTAVEGWHERNSPLAWPAQWSALKGLARRGQALPFVITVDGELAGQITVGNIVRGALRSAWVGYWVAADRAGGGVATAALALVVDHTFGYAGLHRLEATVRPENAASARVLAKAGFRREGLFERYLDVAGQWRDHLCFAMTAEEASPEGLVRRMEAQGYVRTS; the protein is encoded by the coding sequence ATCGCACCGCTGGCGTGGGAGGGCGGACGGCACCCCGGTTGGCCCGTGCGGCTGGGACCGCTGCGGGTGGCGGCCGGGGTCGTGGAGCTGCGCCCGCCGAGGCTGCTGGACGCGTCGGCGTGGGGCCGCACCAGGCTGCGCGACCGCGACCACCTGGAGGCCTGGGAGCCGACCGCCGTCGAGGGGTGGCACGAGCGGAACTCGCCGCTCGCCTGGCCCGCGCAGTGGTCGGCGCTCAAGGGGCTGGCCAGGCGCGGCCAGGCGCTGCCGTTCGTGATCACCGTGGACGGCGAGCTGGCCGGGCAGATCACGGTCGGGAACATCGTGCGCGGGGCGCTGCGCTCGGCGTGGGTCGGCTACTGGGTGGCCGCCGACCGGGCGGGCGGCGGGGTCGCGACGGCCGCGCTCGCCCTTGTGGTGGATCACACCTTCGGGTACGCCGGGCTGCACCGGTTGGAGGCCACCGTCCGCCCCGAGAACGCGGCCAGCGCGCGGGTGCTGGCGAAGGCCGGGTTCCGCCGCGAGGGGTTGTTCGAGCGGTACCTCGACGTGGCCGGGCAGTGGCGTGACCACCTGTGTTTCGCCATGACGGCGGAGGAGGCGTCCCCCGAGGGGCTGGTCCGCCGAATGGAGGCGCAGGGGTACGTCCGAACATCGTGA